The region ATTGAACTCCAGGGCTGGGAAGTAAAAAGCATCCGCGCTGGCAAGGTCAATATCACCGATACCTATATTCACCTTAAAGACGGCGAAGCCTTTCTGCTTGCCAGTCAAATCCAGCCGCTCAACAGCGCCTCAACGCACGTTATTTGCGACCCTATGCGTTATCGCAAGTTGTTACTTAAAAAGCGTGAGATTGACCGCCTGATCGGAGCGACAGAGCGCGATGGCTTTTCACTGGTGGCGACCGCCATGTATTGGAAAAAATGCTGGGTTAAGCTCGAATTCCACCTTGCTAAAGGTAAGAAGATGCATGACAAACGCGCCGACATCAAAGACAGAGACTGGTCACGCGACAAAGAGCGTCTGATGAAACACAAAGCGTAATGCAAAAATGGGCGTGTATTGTTTTAGCACGCCCACCTTCTTTGCTTATCAGTCACTTGTTAGGGCTGGTTTCTCACTGACTTTACACTCAGTAGCTTAATATCTGCATGACTCAGTGTTTTCAAATCCACAGAAACTTGTTTAACCTTACTCCCCTGCACAAAGTCAGGTTCAAAATTAAGCGCCTTGATCACCTGCTTAGTTTCTTCCTCTTTCATATTGTGACCCAAAAATGA is a window of Pseudoalteromonas sp. R3 DNA encoding:
- the smpB gene encoding SsrA-binding protein SmpB; its protein translation is MAKKKPNKSNSNTIALNKKARHEYFLHDKFEAGIELQGWEVKSIRAGKVNITDTYIHLKDGEAFLLASQIQPLNSASTHVICDPMRYRKLLLKKREIDRLIGATERDGFSLVATAMYWKKCWVKLEFHLAKGKKMHDKRADIKDRDWSRDKERLMKHKA